The following are encoded in a window of Lichenicola cladoniae genomic DNA:
- the nuoC gene encoding NADH-quinone oxidoreductase subunit C/D gives MDLAVARTSDLAPGRSSAAGFALHRQAVRDDVETGWTDRDTIHDVLAALKQEAPTRLMLFDLTAIDERQRTRRDDQPASDFTLVYHLMQFDDRREIRIKVALQMASLTSPSIVDLWPNANWYEREIWDLFGIKFDGHPDLRRILTPPTWTTHPLRKDHYARATEMGPYDLTEDKEIAEQEALRFDPEAWGMKRRSENSDFMFLNLGPNHPSVHGVFRIILQLEGEEIVEAVPDIGFHHRGAEKMGERQSWHSYIPYTDRIDYLGGVMNNFPYVMAVEKLGGITVPPRAEMIRVMLAELFRLASHLVFYGTMSQDVGQLSPVFYMFTDRERVLEIIEAICGFRMHPAWFRIGGVAGDLPKGWDGLIRTFLDYLPKRLDEYDKLVMRNRIFKARTKGVGAYSLDEAIEWGITGPGLRACGLDWDYRRRAPYSCYDQLEFDIPTATQGDCYDRIVVHIEEMRQSLRIIRQCLDQMPGGAVMADHKLATPPPRPKTMHDIETLITHFLNVSWGPVIPAGEARACVEATKGLNSYYLVSDGGTTSYRTRIRTPSFAHLQMIPLISRGAFVADLIAIIGSIDFVMADVDR, from the coding sequence ATGGATCTTGCGGTTGCACGCACATCGGATCTGGCACCTGGACGCTCTTCCGCGGCCGGCTTCGCACTGCACCGGCAGGCGGTGCGCGACGACGTAGAGACAGGCTGGACCGATCGCGACACGATCCATGACGTGCTTGCGGCGCTGAAGCAGGAAGCGCCGACCCGGCTGATGCTGTTCGACCTGACCGCGATCGACGAGCGGCAGCGAACCCGACGCGACGATCAGCCGGCGTCGGACTTCACGCTGGTCTATCACCTGATGCAGTTCGACGATCGTCGCGAGATCCGCATCAAGGTCGCGCTGCAGATGGCATCGCTCACCAGTCCCAGCATCGTCGATCTGTGGCCGAACGCGAACTGGTACGAGCGCGAGATCTGGGACCTGTTCGGCATCAAATTCGACGGCCATCCCGACCTCCGTCGAATCCTGACCCCGCCGACATGGACCACGCACCCCCTGCGCAAGGACCATTATGCGCGCGCCACCGAGATGGGCCCGTATGATTTGACCGAAGACAAGGAGATCGCCGAGCAGGAAGCGCTTCGCTTCGACCCTGAAGCCTGGGGCATGAAGCGTCGCAGCGAGAACAGCGACTTCATGTTCCTGAATTTGGGCCCGAATCACCCCAGCGTGCACGGCGTGTTCCGCATCATCCTCCAGCTCGAGGGCGAGGAGATCGTTGAGGCGGTCCCCGATATCGGCTTCCATCACCGCGGCGCCGAAAAGATGGGCGAGCGGCAAAGCTGGCACAGCTACATCCCCTACACCGACCGTATCGACTATCTCGGCGGTGTCATGAACAATTTCCCCTATGTCATGGCGGTGGAAAAACTCGGCGGCATAACTGTGCCTCCGCGCGCCGAGATGATCCGGGTGATGCTGGCCGAGCTGTTCCGGCTTGCCAGCCACCTCGTGTTCTACGGCACCATGTCCCAGGATGTCGGGCAGCTCTCGCCGGTGTTCTACATGTTCACCGACCGCGAACGCGTGCTGGAAATCATCGAGGCGATCTGCGGCTTTCGCATGCACCCGGCCTGGTTCCGCATCGGCGGCGTCGCCGGCGACCTGCCGAAAGGCTGGGACGGGCTGATCCGCACGTTCCTCGACTATCTGCCGAAGCGGCTCGACGAATACGACAAGCTCGTGATGCGGAACCGCATCTTCAAGGCGCGCACCAAGGGCGTCGGCGCCTACTCGCTCGACGAGGCGATCGAATGGGGCATCACCGGGCCTGGCCTCAGGGCATGCGGCCTGGACTGGGATTATCGCCGCCGGGCACCCTATTCCTGCTACGACCAGCTCGAGTTCGATATTCCCACGGCGACACAGGGCGACTGCTACGACCGCATCGTCGTGCATATCGAGGAAATGCGCCAAAGCCTGCGCATCATCCGCCAGTGCCTGGACCAGATGCCGGGCGGGGCGGTCATGGCCGACCACAAGCTGGCGACGCCGCCGCCACGGCCGAAGACCATGCACGACATCGAGACGCTGATCACCCACTTCCTCAACGTGAGCTGGGGACCGGTCATTCCCGCCGGCGAGGCGCGCGCCTGCGTCGAGGCGACCAAGGGGCTGAACAGCTATTACCTGGTCAGCGACGGCGGCACGACATCGTATCGCACCCGGATCCGCACGCCATCCTTCGCACATCTGCAGATGATCCCGCTGATCAGCCGCGGCGCCTTCGTGGCCGACCTGATCGCCATCATCGGCAGCATCGATTTCGTGATGGCCGATGTCGACCGCTGA
- the nuoI gene encoding NADH-quinone oxidoreductase subunit NuoI: MLSSVRTLWLTFLHMFHRRETVQYPEQKPYLSPRYRGRIILSRDPDGAERCVSCNLCAAVCPVDCISLQKTEDQGRWYPEYFRINFSRCIFCGLCEEACPTYAIQLTPDFEMSEYERPNLVYEKEDLLISGTGKYPDYNFYRIAGMAVPGKDKGTAEREDPPVDIHSLLP; the protein is encoded by the coding sequence ATGCTCAGCTCCGTGCGCACGCTCTGGCTGACTTTCCTGCACATGTTCCACCGTCGCGAGACGGTGCAATATCCCGAACAGAAACCCTATCTGTCGCCGCGCTACCGAGGCCGGATCATCCTCTCCCGCGACCCGGACGGCGCAGAGCGCTGCGTCTCCTGCAATCTCTGCGCGGCGGTCTGCCCGGTCGACTGCATAAGCCTGCAAAAGACCGAGGACCAGGGCCGCTGGTATCCCGAATATTTCCGGATCAACTTCTCCCGCTGCATCTTCTGCGGCCTGTGCGAGGAGGCCTGCCCGACCTACGCCATCCAGCTCACCCCCGATTTCGAGATGAGCGAATACGAGCGCCCCAACCTCGTCTATGAAAAAGAGGATTTGCTGATCAGTGGAACCGGCAAATACCCGGACTATAATTTCTACCGGATCGCCGGAATGGCCGTGCCCGGCAAGGACAAGGGCACGGCCGAACGCGAGGACCCGCCGGTCGACATCCACAGCCTGCTGCCGTGA
- the nuoK gene encoding NADH-quinone oxidoreductase subunit NuoK has translation MGTVSPQNAILLAAILFALGLAGVLIRRNLIFMLMSIEIMLNATGLAFVAGGARWGQPDGQIMFLLVLTLAAAEISVGLALILLLQTRRPTLDSDTGNTLRG, from the coding sequence ATGGGCACCGTCTCGCCGCAGAACGCCATCCTGCTCGCCGCAATCCTGTTCGCGCTCGGTCTCGCCGGGGTCCTGATCCGGCGCAACCTGATCTTCATGCTGATGTCGATCGAGATCATGCTGAACGCGACCGGCCTTGCCTTCGTCGCCGGTGGCGCCCGCTGGGGCCAGCCCGACGGGCAGATCATGTTCCTGCTGGTGCTGACGCTGGCCGCTGCCGAGATCTCGGTCGGACTGGCCTTGATCCTTCTGCTGCAGACGCGGCGACCAACGCTCGATTCCGACACCGGCAACACCCTGAGGGGATGA
- the nuoJ gene encoding NADH-quinone oxidoreductase subunit J, translating into MNLLFTLSAIVAVISTTMVITRTVTVHALLYLIVSLLAVATIFYTLGAPFAAALEIIIYAGAIMILFVFVIMMLNIDADDAARENAWLAPSSWAGPALLAAVLGAELLYAGVMGRGEATGVAMVGPQQVGLALFGPYLLAVELSSILLLAGLISAFHLGRESGRGT; encoded by the coding sequence ATGAACCTGCTCTTCACGCTCAGCGCCATCGTCGCCGTGATCTCGACGACCATGGTCATCACCCGCACCGTCACCGTGCATGCGCTGCTGTATCTCATCGTGTCGCTGCTGGCGGTGGCCACCATCTTCTACACGCTCGGCGCGCCGTTCGCGGCGGCCCTTGAGATCATCATCTATGCCGGCGCGATCATGATCCTGTTCGTGTTCGTCATCATGATGCTCAACATCGATGCCGACGACGCGGCCCGCGAGAATGCCTGGCTGGCACCGAGCAGCTGGGCCGGCCCGGCGCTGCTGGCCGCCGTGCTCGGCGCCGAGCTGCTCTATGCCGGGGTGATGGGACGCGGCGAAGCGACTGGTGTCGCGATGGTCGGGCCACAGCAGGTCGGGCTGGCCCTATTCGGGCCGTACCTGCTCGCCGTCGAGCTATCCTCGATCCTGTTGCTCGCCGGCCTGATCAGCGCTTTCCATCTTGGCCGCGAGAGCGGCAGGGGGACATGA
- the nuoE gene encoding NADH-quinone oxidoreductase subunit NuoE, protein MSTADIIEPRTDEPLSEQLRDEIRALGEHEAHPRAACIAALQRVQEEYRWVSDAHLREVAPLLGMSPADLDGVATYFNLIFRRPVGRRVLLLCDSVTCWLMQRERLEAHLRHRLGIVPGQTTPDGDITLLPTVCLGHCDHAPAMMLDNELYGDLDEQRMDAIIDGTAKAMP, encoded by the coding sequence ATGTCGACCGCTGACATCATCGAGCCCCGCACCGACGAACCATTGTCGGAGCAGCTTCGCGACGAGATCCGCGCACTCGGCGAGCACGAGGCGCATCCGCGTGCCGCCTGCATCGCGGCGCTTCAGCGAGTGCAGGAGGAATATCGCTGGGTGAGCGACGCGCATCTGCGGGAAGTGGCGCCGTTGCTCGGCATGTCGCCAGCTGACCTGGATGGGGTCGCCACCTATTTCAACCTGATCTTTCGCCGTCCGGTCGGGAGGCGCGTGCTGCTGCTGTGCGACAGCGTGACGTGCTGGCTGATGCAGCGCGAACGGCTCGAGGCGCATCTGCGTCACCGGCTCGGGATCGTTCCCGGGCAGACCACGCCGGATGGCGACATCACCCTGTTGCCGACCGTCTGTCTCGGCCATTGCGACCATGCGCCGGCGATGATGCTCGACAACGAGCTGTATGGCGATCTCGACGAGCAGCGCATGGACGCGATCATTGACGGAACCGCGAAGGCCATGCCGTGA
- the nuoG gene encoding NADH-quinone oxidoreductase subunit NuoG, which yields MAIIHIDGKDFEAKPDTNLLQACLSAGSDLPYFCWHPELGSVGACRQCAVKQFSGPDDTRGRIVMACMTPVTEGARLSIKDDEATDFRSSVVEWLMTNHPHDCPVCEEGGECHLQDMTVMTGHKNRRYRFTKRTHRNQDLGPFVKHEMNRCIACYRCVRFYRDYAGGQDLAAFASNNSVFFGRHESGTLESDFSGNLVEVCPTGVFTDKPFSANYARKWDMRGAPSVCVHCAVGCNTMVNERAGIVRRVLNRYNGEVNRYFLCDRGRFGYGFVNVAERVRTPLLRDASGMLQPIDMSDAVQRFADALREGQVIGIGSPRASLEANFALQTLVGRAHFHLGVSDLEQTLLETTLDILRSNPAAITTLQQAEQSDAVLVLGEDVCKTAPRLGLALRQSVRQASFEAANEAKVPLWLDAAVRTLGDDVRSPLFQLTPASTDLDPVSTLCVHLAPDDIVRLGAAIAHRIDPGARAAPALPDALAQQADLIAGALLAAKRPLIVSGTECGSPAMMNAAADIARALHRTRPDARLSLTMPECNSMGLAMLGGERLAAAIEALVSGAARTVIVLENDLFRRVPNEQLADAMQSAARVVVLDHLQSATSELADLVLPAASFAETDGTLVSSEGRAQRFFQASYPAAPIQDSWRWLRDAARAAGRNEDFSWANLDDVIAALGVAHPALAAVRDAAPGATFRIKGARIRSETHRFSGRTASQANVSVRDRMPETSADAPLSSTMEGFYGDMPAALRPFYWAPSWNSVQSLNKFQEEVGGPLQGGDPGIRLLDATPAAGAYHPVVPVAFLARDDELLVLPAGRLFGSEELSDRSPSCKSRIAPPSLSVSAAMHARLGDTIRLTLDGTGHSVAVVTDPSLPDGVARYPAHAAPFTAFDAPQWAPIASGAA from the coding sequence ATGGCAATCATCCATATCGACGGCAAGGACTTCGAGGCAAAGCCGGATACCAACCTGTTGCAGGCCTGCCTGTCCGCCGGCAGCGACCTTCCGTATTTCTGCTGGCATCCGGAACTGGGTTCGGTCGGCGCCTGCCGCCAGTGCGCCGTCAAGCAGTTCAGCGGCCCCGACGACACGCGCGGCCGCATCGTGATGGCGTGCATGACGCCGGTGACGGAAGGCGCGCGGCTCTCGATCAAGGACGATGAAGCCACCGATTTCCGCTCGAGCGTGGTCGAGTGGCTGATGACCAACCACCCGCATGATTGCCCGGTCTGCGAGGAAGGCGGCGAATGCCACCTGCAGGACATGACGGTGATGACCGGGCACAAGAACCGCCGCTACCGCTTCACCAAGCGCACCCACCGCAATCAGGATCTGGGCCCGTTCGTCAAGCACGAGATGAACCGCTGCATCGCCTGCTATCGCTGCGTCCGCTTCTATCGCGACTATGCCGGCGGGCAGGACCTGGCCGCGTTCGCCTCGAACAACAGCGTGTTTTTCGGTCGCCACGAGAGCGGCACCCTGGAAAGCGATTTCAGCGGAAATCTGGTCGAGGTCTGCCCGACCGGCGTGTTCACCGACAAGCCGTTCTCCGCCAACTATGCCCGGAAGTGGGACATGCGCGGCGCACCCTCGGTGTGCGTGCATTGCGCGGTCGGCTGCAACACCATGGTCAACGAGCGCGCCGGCATCGTTCGGCGCGTGCTGAACCGTTACAACGGCGAGGTCAATCGCTACTTCCTGTGCGATCGCGGACGCTTCGGCTATGGCTTCGTCAACGTTGCCGAACGCGTGCGCACGCCGCTGCTGCGCGATGCATCGGGTATGCTGCAGCCGATCGACATGTCCGACGCGGTGCAGCGTTTTGCCGATGCGTTGCGTGAAGGTCAGGTCATCGGCATCGGCTCGCCGCGCGCGTCGCTTGAGGCGAACTTCGCCCTGCAGACCCTGGTCGGGCGGGCGCATTTCCATCTCGGCGTGTCGGACCTCGAACAGACCCTGCTCGAAACGACGCTGGACATCCTGCGCTCGAATCCCGCCGCCATCACGACCCTGCAGCAGGCCGAGCAGTCGGACGCGGTGCTCGTGCTCGGCGAGGATGTCTGCAAGACCGCACCGCGCCTTGGGCTGGCCTTGCGGCAATCAGTGCGGCAGGCCTCGTTCGAGGCGGCAAACGAGGCCAAGGTGCCGCTCTGGCTCGACGCCGCGGTCCGCACCCTCGGCGACGATGTGCGGTCCCCGCTGTTCCAGCTGACCCCGGCCTCGACCGATCTCGATCCGGTCTCCACCCTCTGCGTGCACCTGGCCCCGGACGACATCGTCCGCCTCGGCGCTGCGATCGCGCACCGGATCGATCCTGGGGCCCGTGCGGCACCGGCGCTGCCGGACGCGCTGGCGCAGCAGGCCGACCTGATCGCCGGCGCGCTGCTGGCGGCGAAACGGCCGCTGATCGTCAGCGGCACCGAATGCGGCTCGCCGGCGATGATGAACGCCGCCGCCGACATCGCGCGTGCGCTGCACCGCACCCGGCCCGATGCGCGGCTGAGCCTGACGATGCCTGAGTGCAACAGCATGGGACTGGCGATGCTGGGCGGAGAGCGCCTGGCCGCCGCGATCGAGGCGCTCGTCAGCGGTGCCGCCCGGACGGTGATCGTGCTGGAAAACGACCTCTTCCGCCGCGTGCCCAACGAGCAACTGGCGGACGCGATGCAGAGTGCGGCCCGGGTCGTGGTGCTGGACCATCTGCAGAGCGCGACTTCGGAACTGGCCGACCTGGTTCTCCCGGCCGCCAGCTTTGCCGAGACCGACGGCACCCTTGTCAGCAGCGAGGGCCGGGCACAACGCTTCTTCCAGGCGAGCTATCCTGCAGCGCCGATCCAGGATTCATGGCGCTGGCTGCGTGATGCGGCGCGCGCCGCCGGGCGCAACGAGGATTTCTCCTGGGCCAACCTGGATGACGTCATCGCGGCCCTTGGCGTAGCCCATCCCGCGCTTGCCGCCGTGCGCGATGCGGCCCCGGGTGCCACCTTCCGGATCAAGGGCGCACGCATCCGCAGCGAGACGCATCGGTTCAGCGGACGCACCGCGTCGCAGGCCAACGTCAGCGTGCGCGACCGCATGCCGGAAACCAGTGCCGACGCGCCCCTCAGCTCGACCATGGAGGGCTTCTACGGCGACATGCCGGCAGCCCTGCGCCCGTTCTATTGGGCACCATCCTGGAACTCGGTGCAGTCGCTGAACAAGTTCCAGGAGGAGGTTGGCGGTCCGCTCCAGGGCGGCGACCCCGGCATCAGGCTGCTGGACGCGACACCCGCCGCGGGCGCCTATCACCCGGTCGTTCCGGTGGCGTTCCTGGCACGCGACGACGAGTTGCTGGTCCTGCCGGCCGGCCGGCTGTTCGGCTCGGAAGAACTGAGCGACCGGTCGCCGTCCTGCAAATCCCGCATCGCCCCGCCGTCGCTTTCGGTGTCGGCCGCCATGCACGCAAGGCTCGGTGACACGATACGGCTCACGCTGGATGGCACCGGCCATTCGGTGGCAGTCGTCACCGACCCCAGCCTGCCGGACGGCGTGGCCCGGTATCCCGCTCATGCAGCCCCATTCACGGCGTTCGATGCGCCGCAATGGGCCCCGATCGCCTCGGGTGCCGCATGA
- the nuoL gene encoding NADH-quinone oxidoreductase subunit L yields MHALLAFVLIFPLLGSVILMLGGRRLGTDGVRIVGVGSVGIAAILACIVATTQLAPGGAVTPFDLTLWHWMRIGSFAPDVALRLDGLSLAMMLVITVIGFLIHLYASAYMDGDAGYARFFAYMNLFVAAMLLLVLANDLLALYVGWEGVGLCSYLLIGFWYDDPANGRAARKAFIVTRIGDTALITGLFLLATQFGTLSIQPLMQQAATAWPQGSLMPTVAAFLLLGGALGKSAQLPLQTWLVDAMAGPTPVSALIHAATMVTAGVYLIARTHVLFALAPDAMLATGAIGAITLLLSGASALVQTDIKRILAYSTISQIGYMFLALGVGAWDAAIFHLVTHAFFKALLFLSAGAIILRLHHEQDIFRMGGLRRSMPGVFWCFLIGSASLAALPLITAGFYSKEAILQGAWNGGAAGRVLWCAGLVGAFLTALYIFRAFFIVFLGPVRTVPHGVTGWRIGLPLGVLSVLALIGGFLQTPALFGSSAIMSHLLGGVFGVTAETVGESAWPLVVASLVPLVGIGLAWRRFSSQAELSPSQTATARLLRTGWGFDTLYDTVIVGPLLWLVHINRDDIIDRFYEGIAVATRHAHDALRLTQTGRVRWYAGWVAAGSITALAIGLFA; encoded by the coding sequence ATGCACGCGCTGCTCGCCTTCGTCCTGATCTTCCCGCTGCTCGGAAGCGTGATCCTGATGCTGGGTGGCCGACGGCTCGGCACGGACGGCGTACGCATCGTCGGTGTCGGCTCGGTCGGCATCGCGGCAATCCTGGCCTGCATCGTCGCGACCACGCAGTTGGCGCCTGGCGGCGCGGTGACGCCGTTCGACCTGACCCTGTGGCACTGGATGCGGATCGGCTCGTTCGCCCCCGACGTGGCGCTGCGTCTCGACGGGCTGTCGCTGGCGATGATGCTGGTCATCACCGTGATCGGGTTCCTGATCCATCTGTATGCCTCGGCCTACATGGATGGCGATGCCGGCTATGCCCGGTTCTTCGCCTACATGAACCTGTTCGTTGCTGCGATGCTGCTGCTCGTGCTCGCGAACGATCTTCTGGCGCTCTATGTCGGATGGGAAGGCGTCGGTCTGTGCAGCTACCTGCTGATCGGCTTCTGGTACGACGATCCCGCCAACGGCCGTGCCGCACGCAAGGCGTTCATCGTCACCCGCATCGGTGACACCGCACTCATCACCGGCCTGTTCCTGCTGGCGACGCAGTTCGGCACGCTGTCGATCCAGCCGCTGATGCAACAGGCGGCGACCGCCTGGCCGCAGGGCAGCCTGATGCCGACGGTCGCGGCGTTCCTGTTGCTGGGCGGCGCACTCGGAAAGTCGGCACAACTCCCGTTGCAGACCTGGCTGGTCGATGCGATGGCCGGGCCGACACCGGTATCGGCCTTGATCCACGCTGCAACGATGGTGACCGCTGGCGTCTACCTGATCGCGCGCACCCATGTGCTGTTCGCGCTGGCTCCGGACGCGATGCTGGCGACCGGTGCGATCGGGGCAATCACGCTGCTGCTGTCCGGCGCCAGTGCGCTCGTCCAGACCGACATCAAGCGCATCCTCGCCTACTCGACGATCAGCCAGATCGGCTACATGTTCCTGGCGCTGGGCGTCGGCGCCTGGGATGCGGCGATCTTCCATCTGGTGACGCACGCCTTCTTCAAGGCGCTGCTGTTCCTGTCGGCTGGTGCCATCATCCTGCGCCTGCACCATGAGCAGGACATCTTCAGGATGGGCGGCCTGCGCCGGAGCATGCCCGGCGTGTTCTGGTGCTTCCTGATCGGCAGCGCATCGTTGGCCGCACTGCCGCTGATCACCGCCGGCTTCTACAGCAAGGAGGCGATCCTGCAGGGCGCCTGGAACGGTGGTGCCGCGGGCCGGGTGCTCTGGTGCGCCGGTCTGGTCGGCGCGTTCCTCACCGCGCTCTACATCTTCCGCGCCTTCTTCATCGTGTTCCTCGGACCGGTGCGTACCGTCCCGCACGGCGTGACCGGCTGGCGGATCGGGCTGCCGCTCGGCGTGTTGTCGGTGCTCGCCCTCATCGGTGGCTTCCTGCAGACGCCGGCGCTGTTCGGCTCCAGTGCCATCATGTCGCACCTGCTCGGCGGCGTGTTCGGTGTCACCGCCGAGACTGTCGGTGAGTCCGCCTGGCCGCTGGTGGTCGCCTCGCTGGTGCCGCTGGTCGGGATCGGGCTGGCCTGGCGGCGGTTCTCGTCGCAGGCCGAACTCTCTCCGAGCCAGACTGCCACGGCCCGCCTGCTTCGCACCGGATGGGGCTTCGATACGCTCTACGACACGGTCATCGTCGGCCCGCTGCTCTGGCTGGTGCACATCAACCGCGACGACATCATCGACCGCTTCTACGAGGGCATCGCCGTTGCCACCCGCCATGCCCACGATGCGCTGCGGCTCACCCAGACCGGACGCGTCCGCTGGTACGCAGGCTGGGTCGCCGCCGGCTCGATCACCGCTCTTGCGATCGGATTATTCGCATGA
- the nuoH gene encoding NADH-quinone oxidoreductase subunit NuoH: MTIGFGIFQIIVSLFVLLSTAAFLTWVERRLLAVWQDRYGPNRVGPFGLLQAVADGVKMLFKQDWTPPFADRPVFVLAPAIGMVTVLLGFAVIPVTSGWSLAGGLNVGVLFFLAMTSLGVYSVVLAGWASNNKFALLGGMRAAAQMVSYEVFMGLSLLGTVMLAHSFSLSDIVLAQTHLWFIVPQFLGFVTFLLAGIAETHRLPFDLPEGENELGAGFHTEYSGMKFGMFFIAEYAGIVLIAAMVTTLFLGGWLGPVLPPLVWFVLKTGVLICFFILLRAALPRPRYDQLMAFGWKVLLPVCLLNVAVTGAVMLLVSP, from the coding sequence ATGACCATCGGGTTCGGGATCTTCCAGATCATCGTCAGCCTGTTCGTGCTGCTGAGCACGGCGGCCTTCCTCACCTGGGTCGAGCGCCGGCTGCTAGCCGTCTGGCAGGACCGCTACGGACCTAACCGGGTCGGCCCGTTCGGACTGCTGCAGGCGGTCGCCGACGGGGTAAAGATGCTGTTCAAACAGGACTGGACGCCCCCGTTCGCTGACCGCCCGGTGTTCGTGCTGGCGCCGGCGATCGGCATGGTGACGGTGCTGCTCGGCTTCGCCGTGATCCCGGTCACCTCCGGCTGGAGCCTGGCCGGCGGCCTCAATGTCGGGGTGCTGTTCTTCCTCGCGATGACCTCGCTCGGCGTCTACAGCGTCGTGCTGGCCGGGTGGGCCTCGAACAACAAGTTCGCCCTGCTCGGCGGCATGCGCGCCGCGGCGCAGATGGTCAGCTACGAGGTGTTCATGGGCCTCTCGCTGCTCGGCACCGTCATGCTGGCGCATTCCTTCAGTCTGAGCGACATCGTGCTGGCGCAGACTCATCTCTGGTTCATCGTGCCGCAGTTCCTCGGCTTCGTGACGTTCCTGCTGGCCGGCATCGCCGAGACGCATCGCCTGCCGTTCGACCTGCCGGAAGGCGAGAACGAACTCGGCGCCGGCTTCCATACCGAATACTCCGGCATGAAGTTCGGCATGTTCTTCATCGCCGAATATGCCGGCATCGTGCTGATCGCCGCGATGGTTACCACCCTGTTCCTCGGTGGCTGGCTCGGCCCGGTGCTGCCGCCGCTGGTCTGGTTCGTGCTGAAAACCGGAGTGCTGATCTGTTTCTTCATCCTGTTGCGGGCAGCCTTGCCGCGGCCCCGCTACGACCAGCTGATGGCATTCGGCTGGAAAGTCCTGTTGCCGGTTTGTCTCCTGAACGTCGCCGTAACTGGCGCGGTGATGCTTCTCGTCTCGCCCTAG
- the nuoF gene encoding NADH-quinone oxidoreductase subunit NuoF translates to MQRPLTANIRPNAPPPDCAAYERAGGYQAMRRALLQMTPADVVGEVTKSGLRGRGGAGFGTGQKWSFVPKRKPGRRSYLIANADEMEPGTFKDRLLLEGDPHQMIEAVIVSAYAVGATDGYIFVRGEYKLAIARLTQAIGEAHAAGYLGEDILGSGYSLNLHIHASAGRYICGEETALLTALEGRRAQPRNKPPFPQVSGLWGAPSVVNNVETLCNIPHIIANGADWFKSLGRGADGGTKLYGISGRVKRPGTWELPIGTPMREILEEHAGGMQDGYQLRALLPGGASTAFLGADQLDTAMDYGSVEKAGSRLGTGSAIVLDDRSCPVGMICNLEHFFAQESCGWCTPCRDGLPWVERMLRALEDGDGEDEDLHQLQRHVGLLGPGRTFCAHAPGAMAPLESGLRHFRDEFERHVRERHCSWR, encoded by the coding sequence ATGCAACGCCCGCTGACCGCCAATATCCGTCCTAACGCCCCGCCGCCGGACTGCGCCGCCTACGAACGGGCCGGCGGCTACCAGGCGATGCGTCGCGCGCTGCTGCAGATGACCCCGGCCGATGTGGTTGGCGAAGTCACCAAATCCGGCCTGCGCGGCCGTGGCGGCGCCGGGTTCGGCACCGGCCAGAAATGGAGCTTCGTGCCGAAGCGCAAGCCGGGGCGCCGCAGCTACCTGATCGCCAATGCCGACGAGATGGAGCCCGGCACCTTCAAGGACCGCCTACTGCTCGAAGGCGATCCGCACCAGATGATCGAGGCGGTCATCGTCAGCGCTTACGCGGTCGGCGCGACCGACGGCTACATCTTCGTGCGCGGCGAATACAAGCTGGCGATCGCCCGGCTGACCCAGGCGATCGGCGAGGCACACGCCGCCGGCTATCTAGGCGAGGACATACTGGGCTCCGGCTACTCGCTGAACCTGCATATCCACGCCAGCGCCGGCCGCTATATCTGCGGCGAGGAAACAGCCCTACTGACGGCCTTGGAAGGGCGTCGCGCGCAACCGCGCAACAAGCCCCCCTTCCCGCAGGTCAGCGGCCTGTGGGGCGCACCCAGCGTGGTCAACAACGTCGAGACGCTGTGCAACATCCCGCACATCATCGCCAACGGTGCCGACTGGTTCAAGAGCCTGGGCCGTGGCGCTGACGGCGGCACCAAGCTGTATGGCATCAGCGGCCGGGTGAAGCGGCCCGGCACCTGGGAACTGCCGATCGGCACCCCGATGCGCGAGATCCTCGAGGAGCATGCGGGCGGCATGCAGGACGGCTACCAGCTCCGCGCTTTGCTGCCCGGCGGGGCGTCGACCGCCTTCCTCGGCGCTGACCAGCTCGACACCGCGATGGATTACGGCAGCGTCGAGAAGGCCGGCAGCCGGCTCGGCACCGGATCGGCGATCGTGCTCGACGACAGGTCGTGTCCGGTCGGCATGATCTGCAACCTGGAACATTTCTTCGCCCAGGAATCCTGCGGCTGGTGCACCCCGTGCCGCGACGGCCTGCCCTGGGTCGAGCGCATGCTGCGGGCACTCGAGGATGGCGACGGCGAGGACGAGGACCTGCACCAGCTTCAGCGGCATGTCGGGCTGCTCGGTCCCGGCCGCACCTTCTGCGCGCACGCGCCCGGTGCGATGGCGCCGCTGGAAAGCGGCCTTAGGCATTTCCGTGACGAGTTCGAGCGTCATGTCCGCGAGCGGCACTGTTCCTGGCGATAG